In Streptomyces sp. NBC_00091, the following proteins share a genomic window:
- a CDS encoding NUDIX hydrolase, producing MSIKDTPDTWETLSTRRPFQGAKTAVDSDMVRMPDGSVVRRDYQVHPGSVCVLALDGEGRVLVIRQYRHPVRRRLWELPAGLLDVPGENPLHAAQRELYEEAHVKAGDWRVLADFFASPGGSDEAIRIFLARDVAEAEGERYTEVSSEEADMEVAWADRADLVRGVLAGELGNPALVTGVLALTAALAGDGLDALRPATTPWPARPYEA from the coding sequence ATCAGCATCAAGGACACCCCGGACACCTGGGAGACGCTGTCGACCCGGCGGCCCTTCCAGGGCGCCAAGACAGCCGTGGACTCGGACATGGTCCGGATGCCGGACGGGTCGGTGGTCCGCCGCGACTACCAGGTGCACCCCGGTTCGGTGTGCGTGCTGGCGCTGGACGGTGAGGGCAGGGTCCTGGTGATCCGCCAGTACCGCCACCCGGTGCGCCGCCGGCTGTGGGAGCTGCCGGCCGGGCTGCTGGACGTGCCGGGGGAGAACCCGCTGCACGCGGCGCAGCGGGAGCTGTACGAGGAGGCCCACGTCAAGGCCGGTGACTGGCGGGTGCTGGCCGACTTCTTCGCCTCCCCGGGCGGCTCCGACGAGGCGATCCGGATCTTCCTGGCACGGGACGTGGCCGAGGCGGAGGGGGAGCGGTACACGGAGGTCTCCTCCGAGGAGGCCGACATGGAGGTGGCCTGGGCGGACCGCGCGGACCTGGTACGCGGAGTCCTGGCGGGGGAGCTGGGGAACCCGGCCCTGGTGACGGGGGTCCTGGCCCTCACCGCCGCCCTCGCGGGCGACGGCCTCGACGCGCTGCGCCCCGCCACCACCCCCTGGCCGGCCCGCCCGTACGAGGCGTAG
- a CDS encoding tetratricopeptide repeat protein — MNYAQQPEGRERSGSVADFVGRRRELKELREDIARTGLDTLSGRKAKAPRARVLLVAGRPGSGRTALAEAFVREVADQYPDGLLRVHLTEPGGGPVATERAVRTLLEGLGEGTPPGAGEDDLSAALREALAGRRLILLVDDAADPQQVDALLPDTPECLVVVTAEGPLTGIPDVRPCTLGGLDPTSAVGLLARLIGDTRVTVDPRAAEALAEECGGLPAALALAGGWLAAHPKAAVADLAKQLHDMPPTTTGPLGRAFRLVYESLPQPARRTLRLLPLAPAGILDSHTASALAGCSVAAAQSTLEDFAALGLVRHAPDGLFLLPGCLAPFLQALLETQERPAEVQLARARMLERTVRLLTSCRAMAEADEEDDGLRERLDGMPRALRFPDRRSAATWLDTRLPALTAAAHLAVADGGLDTLARRLVSALVRALAGHRGTEAAAPELYGLHRLVLDVAERRGLHREQAAALLNLADLDAETGRTREALARYRAALDAGKAANDPYATGRAMESVGGAHQELADWPRASDWFGRALAQALARGEREDEARLYGRLGNVHTYAGRYGEALRSWRAAAAGYRRLADVPGQAKALSEMARVQEYAGRPEESLHTCREAIELARRAGDQRLQAALQVRLADTLDRLGDPAAARLHRSAADRLLGDDPAACEIRSGSD, encoded by the coding sequence GTGAACTACGCTCAGCAACCCGAAGGCAGGGAGAGGAGCGGATCCGTGGCGGATTTCGTCGGGCGGCGGCGTGAGCTCAAGGAGCTGCGCGAGGACATCGCACGGACCGGGCTCGACACCCTCTCGGGCCGCAAGGCCAAGGCACCCCGCGCGCGGGTGCTGCTCGTCGCGGGGCGGCCCGGTTCGGGGCGGACCGCGCTCGCCGAGGCGTTCGTGCGCGAGGTCGCCGACCAGTACCCCGACGGGCTGCTCCGGGTGCACCTCACCGAGCCCGGCGGCGGGCCGGTCGCCACCGAGCGGGCGGTCCGGACCCTGCTCGAGGGGCTCGGGGAGGGCACCCCGCCGGGGGCCGGCGAGGACGACCTGAGCGCGGCCCTGCGGGAGGCGCTGGCCGGGCGGCGGCTGATCCTGCTCGTCGACGACGCCGCCGACCCGCAGCAGGTCGACGCCCTCCTCCCGGACACCCCCGAGTGCCTGGTGGTGGTCACCGCCGAGGGCCCGCTCACCGGGATCCCGGACGTCCGCCCCTGCACCCTCGGCGGCCTCGACCCCACCTCCGCCGTCGGCCTGCTCGCCCGGCTCATCGGCGACACCCGCGTCACCGTCGACCCGCGTGCCGCCGAGGCCCTCGCCGAGGAGTGCGGGGGGCTGCCCGCCGCGCTGGCCCTCGCGGGCGGCTGGCTCGCCGCCCACCCCAAGGCCGCCGTCGCCGACCTGGCCAAGCAGCTCCACGACATGCCCCCCACCACCACCGGCCCGCTGGGCCGCGCCTTCCGGCTCGTGTACGAGTCCCTGCCGCAGCCGGCCCGGCGCACCCTGCGGCTGCTGCCGCTCGCCCCGGCCGGGATCCTCGACTCGCACACCGCGTCCGCCCTAGCCGGCTGCTCGGTGGCCGCGGCGCAGTCCACCCTCGAGGACTTCGCCGCGCTGGGCCTCGTACGGCACGCCCCGGACGGGCTGTTCCTGCTCCCCGGCTGCCTCGCACCCTTCCTCCAGGCCCTGCTGGAGACACAGGAGCGGCCCGCCGAGGTGCAGCTGGCGCGGGCCCGGATGCTGGAGCGGACCGTACGGCTGCTGACCTCCTGCCGGGCCATGGCCGAGGCCGACGAGGAGGACGACGGGCTGCGCGAGCGCCTGGACGGGATGCCGCGCGCCCTGCGCTTCCCCGACCGGCGCTCGGCCGCCACCTGGCTGGACACCCGGCTGCCCGCGCTGACCGCCGCGGCGCACCTGGCCGTGGCCGACGGCGGGCTGGACACCCTGGCCCGCCGGCTGGTCTCCGCCCTGGTCCGGGCGCTGGCCGGACACCGCGGCACGGAGGCGGCCGCCCCCGAGCTGTACGGGCTGCACCGGCTCGTCCTGGACGTGGCCGAGCGCCGCGGCCTGCACCGGGAGCAGGCCGCGGCCCTGCTGAACCTGGCCGATCTGGACGCCGAGACCGGCCGGACCCGGGAGGCGCTGGCCCGGTACCGGGCCGCGCTGGACGCGGGAAAGGCCGCGAACGACCCGTACGCGACGGGCCGCGCGATGGAATCCGTAGGCGGTGCCCACCAGGAGCTGGCGGACTGGCCCCGGGCCTCCGACTGGTTCGGCCGCGCCCTGGCCCAGGCACTGGCGCGGGGCGAGCGGGAGGACGAGGCGCGGCTCTACGGCCGGCTCGGCAACGTGCACACCTACGCGGGCCGGTACGGGGAGGCCCTGCGCAGCTGGCGCGCCGCCGCCGCGGGCTACCGCAGGCTCGCCGATGTCCCGGGCCAGGCAAAGGCGTTGAGCGAGATGGCCCGGGTCCAGGAGTACGCCGGCCGGCCCGAGGAATCCCTGCACACCTGCCGCGAGGCCATCGAGCTGGCGCGCCGGGCCGGGGACCAGCGACTTCAGGCCGCGCTCCAGGTCCGGCTGGCCGACACGCTGGACCGCCTGGGCGACCCGGCGGCTGCCCGGCTGCATCGTTCGGCTGCGGACAGATTGCTGGGAGACGACCCCGCAGCCTGCGAAATCCGTAGTGGATCCGACTAA
- the ald gene encoding alanine dehydrogenase → MKVGIPREVKNNEFRVAITPAGVHELVRNGHQVFIEQNAGVGSSITDAEYVAAGAEILGTADEVWATADLLLKVKEPIAEEYHRLRKDQTLFTYLHLAASRECTDALLESGTTAIAYETVELANRALPLLAPMSEVAGRLAPQVGAYHLMRSAGGRGVLPGGVPGTHAGECVVIGGGVSGWNAAQIAIGMGFHVTLLDRDINKLREADKIFGTKIKTIVSNAYELEKAVVEADLVIGAVLIPGAKAPKLVTNELVAKMKPGSVLVDIAIDQGGCFEDSRPTTHAEPTFQVHNSVFYCVANMPGAVPNTSTYALTNATLPYIVQLANLGWVEALRRDPALGLGLNTHDGQVVYGPVAEAHGLQTLELSTLLG, encoded by the coding sequence ATGAAGGTCGGCATCCCCCGCGAGGTCAAGAACAACGAGTTCCGCGTGGCCATCACCCCCGCCGGTGTCCACGAGCTCGTCCGTAACGGCCACCAGGTCTTCATCGAGCAGAACGCCGGTGTCGGCTCCTCGATCACGGACGCCGAGTACGTCGCGGCCGGTGCCGAGATCCTCGGCACCGCCGACGAGGTCTGGGCGACCGCGGACCTGCTGCTGAAGGTCAAGGAGCCGATCGCGGAGGAGTACCACCGCCTCCGCAAGGACCAGACCCTCTTCACCTACCTGCACCTGGCGGCCTCCCGCGAGTGCACGGACGCGCTCCTCGAGTCCGGCACCACCGCCATCGCGTACGAGACGGTCGAGCTCGCCAACCGCGCGCTGCCGCTGCTCGCCCCGATGTCCGAGGTCGCGGGCCGCCTGGCCCCGCAGGTCGGCGCCTACCACCTGATGCGCTCGGCCGGCGGCCGCGGCGTCCTCCCGGGCGGTGTCCCCGGCACCCACGCCGGCGAGTGCGTGGTCATCGGCGGCGGCGTCTCCGGCTGGAACGCCGCGCAGATCGCCATCGGCATGGGCTTCCACGTGACCCTGCTGGACCGCGACATCAACAAGCTCCGCGAGGCCGACAAGATCTTCGGCACGAAGATCAAGACGATCGTCTCCAACGCCTACGAGCTGGAGAAGGCCGTCGTCGAGGCCGACCTCGTCATCGGCGCGGTGCTGATCCCGGGTGCGAAGGCCCCGAAGCTGGTCACCAACGAGCTCGTCGCCAAGATGAAGCCCGGAAGTGTCCTTGTCGACATCGCGATCGACCAGGGCGGCTGCTTCGAGGACTCCCGTCCGACCACCCACGCCGAGCCGACCTTCCAGGTCCACAACTCGGTCTTCTACTGCGTCGCCAACATGCCGGGCGCGGTGCCGAACACCTCCACCTACGCCCTCACCAACGCGACCCTGCCCTACATCGTGCAGCTCGCGAACCTCGGCTGGGTCGAGGCGCTGCGTCGCGACCCGGCGCTCGGTCTGGGCCTCAACACCCATGATGGCCAGGTCGTTTACGGTCCGGTCGCCGAGGCCCACGGCCTGCAGACCCTTGAGCTGAGCACCCTGCTCGGCTGA
- a CDS encoding ParA family protein produces the protein MTTPQKSMDGLDVNSRAGDLSGDTPKGFADYDNVPEGHFYDPDAEYEPDPEYAATLAPDAARQRRERIGPTGRPLPYFPIPGPLTDHGPAKIIAMCNQKGGVGKTTSTINLGAALAEYGRRVLLVDFDPQGALSVGLGVNPMELDLTVYNLLMERGMSADEVLLKTAVPNMDLLPSNIDLSAAEVQLVSEVARESTLQRALKPLMADYDYIVIDCQPSLGLLTVNALTAAHKVIVPLECEFFALRGVALLTETIEKVQERLNPELELDGILATMYDSRTVHSREVLARVVEAFDDHVYHTVIGRTVRFPETTVAGEPITTYASNSVGAAAYRQLAREVLARCPAE, from the coding sequence ATGACGACGCCCCAAAAGAGCATGGACGGCCTAGACGTGAACTCCAGGGCCGGCGACCTGAGCGGCGATACGCCCAAGGGATTCGCCGACTACGACAATGTGCCCGAGGGGCACTTCTACGACCCCGACGCGGAGTACGAACCGGACCCCGAGTACGCGGCCACCCTCGCCCCCGACGCTGCCCGCCAGCGCCGCGAGCGCATCGGCCCGACCGGACGCCCGCTGCCGTACTTCCCGATCCCGGGTCCGCTGACCGACCACGGTCCGGCGAAGATCATCGCGATGTGCAACCAGAAGGGCGGCGTGGGCAAGACCACGTCCACCATCAACCTGGGTGCCGCGCTCGCCGAGTACGGGCGCCGCGTGCTGCTCGTCGACTTCGACCCGCAGGGCGCGCTGTCCGTGGGCCTCGGCGTGAACCCGATGGAACTCGACCTGACGGTCTACAACCTGCTCATGGAGCGGGGCATGTCGGCCGACGAGGTGCTGCTCAAGACGGCGGTCCCCAACATGGACCTGCTGCCGAGCAACATCGACCTGTCGGCCGCCGAAGTGCAGTTGGTCAGCGAGGTCGCGCGCGAGTCGACGCTCCAGCGGGCGCTGAAGCCCCTGATGGCCGACTACGACTACATCGTGATCGACTGTCAGCCCTCGCTCGGCCTGCTGACCGTGAACGCCCTGACGGCGGCTCACAAGGTCATCGTCCCGCTGGAGTGCGAGTTCTTCGCACTGCGCGGTGTGGCGCTGCTGACCGAGACGATCGAGAAGGTCCAGGAGCGGCTCAACCCGGAGCTGGAGCTCGACGGCATCCTCGCCACCATGTACGACTCCCGTACGGTGCACAGCCGCGAGGTGCTGGCACGCGTGGTCGAGGCCTTCGACGACCACGTCTACCACACGGTCATCGGCCGCACGGTGCGCTTCCCGGAGACCACGGTCGCCGGCGAGCCGATCACCACGTACGCCTCCAACTCCGTCGGCGCCGCCGCCTACCGCCAGCTGGCCAGGGAGGTGCTCGCCCGGTGTCCCGCCGAGTGA
- a CDS encoding ScpA family protein, with the protein MPPNDDAARPARRSLGRGPGAAGEPAEAPAAGREPVPGGPQAGAAAAAADGPPGGAGGPGRAHAAADGPAATPQGPPQDGPAGVPEAGGDDGPAAGDGRFTLRLANFEGPFDLLLQLISRHKLDVTEVALSKVTDEFMAHIRAMGPDWDLDQTTEFLVVAATLLDLKAARLLPAAEVEDEADLALLEARDLLFARLLQYKAYKQIAEIFAARAEHEARRHPRTVGLEPHHADLLPDVVISIGAEGFARLAVQAMQPRARPQVYVDHIHAPLVSVREQAGHVVRLLKARGEATFQELTEGAADTLTVVARFLALLELYREKAVVLDQEDALLTLTVRWTGGDGDGMPTVTDEFDQVVEVAE; encoded by the coding sequence ATGCCCCCGAACGATGACGCCGCCCGACCGGCCCGGCGGAGCCTGGGCCGGGGCCCAGGGGCGGCCGGGGAGCCCGCTGAGGCGCCCGCTGCGGGCCGCGAGCCGGTCCCGGGCGGGCCGCAGGCCGGGGCGGCGGCAGCAGCCGCCGACGGGCCGCCTGGGGGCGCCGGAGGTCCCGGACGGGCCCACGCGGCCGCCGACGGGCCCGCAGCGACCCCGCAGGGGCCCCCGCAGGACGGCCCGGCCGGAGTGCCGGAAGCCGGGGGCGACGACGGGCCCGCCGCGGGCGACGGGCGGTTCACGCTGCGGCTGGCCAACTTCGAGGGGCCCTTCGACCTGCTGCTCCAGCTGATCTCCCGGCACAAGCTCGACGTCACCGAGGTGGCGCTGTCCAAGGTCACCGACGAGTTCATGGCGCACATCCGCGCCATGGGCCCCGACTGGGACCTCGACCAGACCACCGAGTTCCTGGTGGTCGCCGCCACCCTGCTCGACCTCAAGGCCGCCCGGCTGCTGCCCGCCGCCGAGGTCGAGGACGAGGCCGACCTGGCCCTGCTGGAGGCGCGGGACCTGCTCTTCGCGCGACTGCTCCAGTACAAGGCGTACAAGCAGATCGCCGAGATCTTCGCGGCCCGCGCGGAGCACGAGGCCAGGCGCCACCCCCGCACCGTCGGGCTGGAGCCGCACCACGCCGACCTCCTGCCCGACGTGGTCATCAGCATCGGCGCCGAGGGCTTCGCACGCCTCGCGGTGCAGGCCATGCAGCCCAGGGCCAGGCCCCAGGTGTACGTCGACCACATCCACGCCCCCCTCGTCAGCGTGCGGGAGCAGGCGGGACACGTCGTACGCCTGCTCAAGGCGCGCGGCGAGGCGACGTTCCAGGAGCTGACCGAGGGCGCCGCGGACACCCTCACCGTCGTCGCCCGCTTCCTGGCGCTCCTGGAGCTCTACCGGGAGAAGGCCGTGGTCCTCGACCAGGAGGACGCCCTGCTCACCCTCACCGTGCGCTGGACCGGCGGGGACGGCGACGGGATGCCGACGGTGACCGACGAGTTCGACCAAGTCGTGGAGGTAGCCGAATGA
- the scpB gene encoding SMC-Scp complex subunit ScpB: protein MTRAQLDLKGALEAVLMVVDEPATVEHLAKVLERTPREVAEALAGLADEYTAQRRGFELRPVAGGWRFYTRPEYAQAVEAFVLDGQQARLTQAALETLAVVAYRQPVSRSRVSGVRGVNCDGVMRTLLQRGLVAEAGTEPETGAILYRTTNYFLERMGLRGLDELPELAPFLPEADAIEAETQEGVPSFDPDAPDTDEDDDKTTDI, encoded by the coding sequence ATGACCCGGGCGCAGCTGGACCTGAAGGGCGCGCTGGAGGCGGTCCTGATGGTCGTGGACGAGCCCGCGACCGTCGAGCACCTCGCCAAGGTGCTCGAGCGCACCCCGCGCGAGGTCGCCGAGGCCCTCGCCGGGCTGGCCGACGAGTACACCGCGCAGCGCCGCGGCTTCGAGCTGCGGCCCGTCGCCGGGGGCTGGCGGTTCTACACCCGGCCCGAGTACGCGCAGGCCGTGGAGGCCTTCGTCCTGGACGGGCAGCAGGCCCGGCTCACCCAGGCGGCCCTGGAGACCCTCGCGGTCGTCGCGTACCGCCAGCCGGTGAGCCGCTCGAGGGTCTCGGGGGTCCGCGGAGTCAACTGCGACGGGGTCATGCGGACCCTGCTCCAGAGGGGTCTGGTGGCCGAGGCGGGCACGGAACCCGAAACAGGTGCGATCCTGTACAGGACGACGAACTACTTTCTGGAGCGTATGGGCCTGCGAGGCCTGGACGAGCTCCCGGAGCTCGCGCCCTTCCTCCCCGAGGCGGACGCGATCGAAGCCGAGACGCAAGAAGGTGTGCCGTCGTTCGATCCGGACGCACCGGACACTGATGAAGACGACGACAAGACGACGGACATTTGA
- a CDS encoding pseudouridine synthase: MRSNGNGGGNRNSGGGGGGARGSSRGGSSSGGGGYRGGSSGGSGGGGYRGGSSGGSSSGGGGYRGGSSGGSGGGGYRGGSSSGGSSSGGGGYRGGSSSGGYQGGGYQGGGSGSRDRDRDRDQAPQRPRNPRPEERRYDVGPEGERSGRSGPKAGGGGARGASARGGAKGGPKTPRTPGIGQAGGPRSGPGSRSGQSRPRELDARIEERVRDRYADKPVIKTPKTFPGAEQEGERLQKVLARAGMGSRRACEELVEQARVEVNGEIVLEQGKRVQPSDEIKVDGLTVATQSYLFFALNKPAGVVSTMEDPDGRQCLGDYVTNRETRLFHVGRLDTETEGIILLTNHGELAHRLTHPKYGVKKTYVAAITGSLPRDIGKRLKDGIELEDGYARADHFRVVDQVGKNYLVEVTLHEGRKHIVRRMLAEAGFPVDKLVRTSFGPIELGDQKSGWLRRLTNTEVGMLMREVGL; the protein is encoded by the coding sequence ATGCGAAGCAACGGCAACGGCGGCGGCAACAGGAACAGCGGCGGCGGCGGTGGTGGCGCACGCGGTAGCTCCCGCGGCGGCAGCTCCTCCGGCGGGGGTGGCTACCGAGGCGGCAGCTCCGGCGGCAGCGGTGGCGGTGGCTACCGCGGCGGCTCTTCCGGCGGCAGCTCCTCCGGTGGCGGTGGCTACCGCGGCGGCTCCTCCGGCGGCAGCGGTGGCGGTGGCTACCGCGGCGGCAGCTCCTCCGGCGGCAGCTCCTCCGGTGGGGGCGGCTACCGCGGTGGCTCTTCCAGCGGCGGCTACCAGGGCGGCGGCTACCAGGGTGGCGGCTCCGGCTCGCGTGACCGCGACCGTGACCGCGACCAGGCGCCCCAGCGGCCCCGCAACCCCCGCCCCGAGGAGCGTCGCTACGACGTCGGCCCCGAGGGCGAGCGCAGCGGCCGCAGCGGCCCCAAGGCGGGCGGCGGCGGTGCCCGTGGCGCTTCCGCGCGCGGTGGCGCCAAGGGCGGCCCGAAGACCCCCAGGACCCCCGGCATCGGCCAGGCCGGCGGCCCGCGCAGCGGTCCGGGCAGCCGCAGCGGCCAGTCCCGTCCCCGCGAGCTGGACGCGCGGATCGAGGAGCGCGTGCGCGACCGGTACGCCGACAAGCCCGTGATCAAGACCCCGAAGACCTTCCCGGGCGCCGAGCAGGAGGGTGAGCGCCTGCAGAAGGTGCTCGCCCGGGCCGGCATGGGCTCGCGCCGCGCGTGCGAGGAGCTGGTCGAGCAGGCCCGCGTCGAGGTCAACGGCGAGATCGTGCTCGAGCAGGGCAAGCGCGTCCAGCCGAGTGACGAGATCAAGGTGGACGGCCTGACCGTCGCCACCCAGTCGTACCTGTTCTTCGCGCTGAACAAGCCCGCCGGCGTCGTCTCCACCATGGAGGACCCGGACGGCCGCCAGTGCCTGGGCGACTACGTCACCAACCGCGAGACCCGCCTCTTCCACGTCGGCCGGCTCGACACGGAGACCGAGGGCATCATCCTCCTCACCAACCACGGTGAGCTGGCCCACCGCCTCACGCACCCCAAGTACGGCGTGAAGAAGACCTACGTCGCCGCGATCACCGGCTCGCTGCCGCGCGACATCGGCAAGCGGCTCAAGGACGGCATCGAGCTGGAGGACGGCTACGCCCGCGCCGACCACTTCCGCGTCGTCGACCAGGTCGGCAAGAACTACCTGGTCGAGGTGACCCTCCACGAGGGCCGCAAGCACATCGTCCGCCGCATGCTGGCCGAGGCCGGCTTCCCGGTCGACAAGCTCGTCCGGACCTCCTTCGGCCCGATCGAGCTGGGCGACCAGAAGTCCGGCTGGCTGCGCCGCCTGACCAACACCGAGGTCGGCATGCTCATGCGCGAGGTCGGCCTCTAA
- the pnuC gene encoding nicotinamide riboside transporter PnuC, translating into MGWNTSWTEILGFATGAVCVWLVARQHIANWPVGIANNLFFIVLFTQAGLYADAGLQIVFIALAAYGWWSWTHGGGPGTAGTLPVRRTTRAEWAWLLVAGAVGTAALTLLLGRATDSTVPFWDALTTGLSLMATYGQCRKLLESWWLWIAADLVYIPLYAHKGLYLTSVLYAGFLALCVAGLIGWHRTLPARGARTAQEATA; encoded by the coding sequence ATGGGCTGGAACACGAGCTGGACCGAGATCCTCGGCTTCGCCACGGGCGCCGTGTGCGTCTGGCTGGTGGCCCGGCAGCACATCGCCAACTGGCCCGTCGGGATCGCCAACAACCTCTTCTTCATCGTGCTGTTCACCCAGGCCGGCCTCTACGCCGACGCCGGGCTCCAGATCGTCTTCATCGCCCTCGCCGCGTACGGCTGGTGGTCCTGGACCCACGGGGGTGGACCAGGAACCGCCGGGACCCTGCCGGTGCGCCGTACCACGCGCGCCGAATGGGCCTGGCTGCTCGTGGCGGGGGCGGTGGGGACCGCCGCCCTGACCCTGCTGCTCGGCCGGGCCACCGACTCCACCGTGCCGTTCTGGGACGCGCTCACCACCGGGCTCTCCCTCATGGCCACCTACGGGCAGTGCCGCAAGCTCCTGGAGTCCTGGTGGCTGTGGATCGCCGCCGACCTCGTGTACATCCCGCTGTACGCGCACAAGGGGCTGTACCTGACCTCGGTCCTCTACGCCGGCTTCCTCGCCCTGTGCGTGGCCGGGCTGATCGGCTGGCACCGTACGCTCCCGGCACGCGGCGCCCGTACGGCCCAGGAGGCGACGGCATGA
- a CDS encoding AAA family ATPase, which translates to MSGAKRYGHGLVLGKFYPPHAGHHHLVRTAQDQCERLTVLVCAASVESVPLADRVAWMREEHPGAEVVGAVDDVPVDLHDPAVWEAHMAIFRGAVGRRVDAVFTSEEYGTELARRFGAEEVCVDPARTLFPVSGTAVRQDPAACWEFLGPGVRAALTRRVVVLGAESTGTTTLSRELAAHYRRRGGVWAKTGWVAEYGREYSEEKLAAARAVDPAASWEDMSFTSREFPVIARRQDAAEERAARLGSPVLFCDTDSFATGIWHERYTGRRNREVERIAARTRRDLYLLTDDDGVPFEDDGLRDGPELRPWMTARFRRELTSTGRRFLVVSGDRRARLETAVAAVDGLLAEGWHFAAPLPERR; encoded by the coding sequence ATGAGCGGCGCCAAGCGCTACGGCCACGGACTGGTGCTGGGCAAGTTCTACCCGCCGCACGCCGGACACCACCACCTGGTGCGCACCGCCCAGGACCAGTGCGAGCGGCTGACCGTACTGGTCTGCGCCGCCTCGGTGGAGTCGGTGCCGCTCGCCGACCGGGTCGCCTGGATGCGCGAGGAGCACCCCGGGGCGGAGGTGGTCGGCGCGGTCGACGACGTACCCGTCGACCTGCACGACCCCGCCGTCTGGGAGGCGCACATGGCGATCTTCCGGGGCGCGGTGGGCCGGCGCGTGGACGCCGTCTTCACCTCCGAGGAGTACGGGACCGAACTCGCCCGGCGGTTCGGCGCCGAGGAGGTCTGCGTGGACCCGGCGCGCACCCTGTTCCCGGTGTCGGGGACCGCCGTACGCCAGGACCCGGCCGCGTGCTGGGAGTTCCTCGGGCCGGGCGTACGGGCCGCCCTGACCCGGCGGGTCGTCGTCCTGGGCGCCGAGTCCACCGGGACCACCACCCTCTCCCGGGAGCTGGCCGCGCACTACCGGCGGCGCGGCGGGGTGTGGGCGAAGACCGGCTGGGTCGCCGAGTACGGGCGGGAGTACAGCGAGGAGAAGCTCGCCGCGGCCCGCGCGGTGGACCCGGCGGCCTCCTGGGAGGACATGTCCTTCACCTCGCGGGAGTTCCCGGTGATCGCCCGCCGCCAGGACGCGGCGGAGGAACGGGCGGCCCGGCTCGGCTCGCCGGTGCTGTTCTGCGACACCGACTCCTTCGCGACCGGCATCTGGCACGAGCGGTACACGGGCCGCCGCAACCGCGAGGTCGAACGGATCGCCGCCCGCACCCGGCGGGACCTCTACCTGCTGACGGACGACGACGGAGTGCCCTTCGAGGACGACGGGCTGCGCGACGGGCCGGAGCTGAGACCCTGGATGACCGCCCGCTTCCGCAGGGAACTCACGAGCACCGGGAGGCGTTTCCTGGTCGTGAGCGGGGACCGGCGCGCACGGCTGGAGACGGCCGTGGCGGCGGTCGACGGCCTGCTGGCCGAGGGCTGGCACTTCGCGGCGCCCCTCCCGGAGCGGCGATGA
- a CDS encoding NUDIX domain-containing protein — protein MSSARAAGGPAPYDPYAFEPFAVTVDLAVLTVRGGALHVLLIRRGQEPYAGAWALPGGFVLPRESAETAARRELAEETGLAPELVAALHLEQLRTYSEPDRDPRMRVVSVAFTALVPDMPEPAAEGGGDADRARWVPVGEVAEPAFDHALILADARERVGSKLEYTCLATAFCPPEFTLGELQAVYETVWGTTLDRPNFRRKVLATPGFVEAVPGAARLTGGRGKPAALYRAGPATTLHPPLLRPSEGPSL, from the coding sequence ATGAGCAGCGCGCGGGCGGCGGGCGGGCCCGCGCCCTACGACCCGTACGCCTTCGAGCCCTTCGCGGTGACCGTCGACCTCGCCGTCCTCACCGTGCGCGGCGGCGCCCTGCACGTCCTGCTGATCCGGCGCGGGCAGGAACCGTACGCCGGCGCCTGGGCGCTCCCCGGCGGCTTCGTCCTGCCCCGCGAGTCCGCCGAGACGGCCGCCCGCCGCGAGCTGGCCGAGGAGACGGGCCTGGCGCCGGAGCTGGTCGCGGCCCTGCACCTGGAACAGCTGCGCACCTACAGCGAACCGGACCGGGACCCCCGCATGCGGGTGGTGTCGGTGGCCTTCACCGCGCTGGTCCCCGACATGCCCGAGCCGGCAGCGGAGGGCGGCGGGGACGCCGACCGGGCCCGGTGGGTGCCGGTGGGGGAGGTCGCGGAGCCGGCCTTCGACCACGCGCTGATCCTGGCGGACGCCCGGGAGCGGGTGGGCTCGAAGCTGGAGTACACCTGCCTGGCCACCGCCTTCTGCCCGCCCGAGTTCACCCTCGGGGAGCTCCAGGCCGTCTACGAGACGGTCTGGGGGACCACCCTGGACCGCCCGAACTTCCGCCGCAAGGTGCTGGCCACGCCCGGATTCGTGGAGGCCGTCCCCGGAGCCGCCCGGCTGACCGGCGGTCGCGGCAAACCCGCCGCGCTCTACCGGGCCGGACCGGCCACCACCCTGCACCCGCCCCTGCTCCGCCCCTCGGAAGGACCTTCACTGTGA